In a genomic window of Octopus sinensis linkage group LG16, ASM634580v1, whole genome shotgun sequence:
- the LOC115220496 gene encoding uncharacterized protein LOC115220496 produces MMGSFKYFEAKNKDSPKMFLENNAALCSRKEINDGVWDSKSIECKITERNLVNPVSQEIVHETFPPADFTLVSTSKKAVVLSWNLVNNMENLRADKLLGFKIYVNGQPKALVPKSQTRIIISDLIPSLTYKFNVTTVSTFQESKMSPTIIAVYRCPLEPLDDMDENTVKRSFTDLEGSYISKQHFYEKPDNLEKIIETSNSTHLPDEFMTTNSNPASILFPFSSPNQKDICKQSQTTNDRTSPQTLHGLNNKTDVKHDQSFIETLNSFTNSCLSILSVTDGHQTLDNGSSISVATAETSGSDQKKMTVAETVEQHFLQCQKNTLTLDSNEERFILQANQRKSSTLGDIASNPTSEAHSSLPSQESALSLGSEEEI; encoded by the exons ATGATGGGCAGTTTCAAGTATTTTGAAGCAAAAAataaag ATTCACCAAAGATGTTCTTGGAAAACAATGCAGCTCTTTGTTctagaaaagaaattaatgatggtGTTTGGG ATTCCAAAAGTATTGAATGTAAAATTACTGAAAGGAATTTAGTGAACCCAGTTTCTCAAGAAATAGTCCATGAGACTTTCCCTCCAGCAGATTTTACTCTTGTATCAACATCAAAAAAGGCTGTTGTACTTTCTTGGAATTTAGTAAATAATATGGAAAATTTAAGGGCAGATAAACTTTTAG GTTTCAAAATATACGTTAATGGGCAACCAAAAGCTCTTGTGCCTAAATCACAGACTAGAATTATAATTTCAGACTTAATTCCATCATTAACTTATAA ATTCAATGTGACAACAGTATCAACATTTCAAGAATCCAAAATGTCTCCAACAATCATTGCAGTTTACCGCTGCCCTTTAGAGCCTTTGGATGATATGGATGAAAACACAGTGAAGAGATCTTTCACTGATTTAGAAGGAAGTTACATAAGTAAACAACACTTCTACGAAAAACCTGATAATTTAGAGAAGATAATTGAAACATCGAATTCTACACATCTACCAGATGAATTTATGACAACAAATTCAAACCCTGCCTCtatattatttccattttctagTCCAAATCAAAAAGACATTTGTAAACAGTCACAAACCACTAATGATAGAACTTCCCCTCAGACACTACATGGcttaaataataaaacagatgTTAAGCATGACCAATCTTTTATTGAAACTTTAAATAGTTTTACAAACTCATGCTTATCAATACTCTCTGTAACTGATGGACATCAAACTCTTGATAACGGGTCCAGCATCTCAGTTGCTACTGCTGAAACTTCAGGATCAGATCAGAAAAAGATGACTGTTGCAGAAACTGTAGAGCAGCACTTCCTTCAGTGCCAAAAAAATACCTTGACTCTGGATTCGAATGAGGAAAGATTTATTTTACAAGCAAATCAAAGGAAATCATCAACCTTGGGTGATATTGCTTCCAATCCTACCAGTGAAGCACATAGTTCTCTTCCCAGTCAAGAAAGTGCATTGTCTTTGGGGTCTGAAGAAGAAATCTAG